GCGACTTCACATATCGTGGAGTCCCGATTCCCGTCACGAGGGCTCGCGAGCCGCCGGCTCGCTACCCTACAGGTCGCAAGCGTTTTGCCCGCGGCTCCTGTACGCAGGTCCATGGCCGACTGCCCGCTTGCCGACGATTGCCCCAGTTTCACCGAACGCATCGAGGGGATGGGGTGTACACACTACGGCGACAGAGGTGGCGCCGAGTGGTGTAATCACTACAACCAGCCCATCTCCGACCTCAAGAGCCAGCCGGTGAAGCCGGGACAGGAAGTCGTCGTGACCGTCGAAGATATCCACGAGAGCGGTGCCGGCGTCGGGCGGACCGAAGACGGGTTCATCATCATGGTCGACGGCGTCCTCCCGCCGGCTAAATCGAAGGTGAAAGTCACCAAGGTCCGGTCGAACCACGCCCGCGCGGAGGAACTCGAACGGCTGGAACTCGACGAGGACGAGACCGAAGACGACGAGCCGGCTGACGACGAGGAGACGCAAGCCGACACCGAGGCAGACGACGAAGACGACCGACGGCTGGGCAGCCGCGACAACTTCTGGGGCAGTTAACTCCCGCGACCGGGGGTTCTTTTTACCGACGCGAACGCCCTTCCAGTATGGACCTTGAACTGGAGGGCAACGTCGCGCTCTGTACCGCCGCAACGAGTGGCCTCGGCCTCGCAAGCGCCCGCCGTCTCGCGAGCGAGGGTGCCCACGTAGCCGTCTGTGGGACCACACCCGAACACGTCGACCGGGCGCGCGAGGAGCTTCGGGACGCCGGATCTGGGGATGTCCTGGCAGTCCAGGCCGACATCACCGACCGCACCGAAGTCGAGGCGTTCGTCGAGGAGACTGTCGACGAACTGGGCGGGCTCGACCACGTCGTCACGAGTGCCGGCGGACCCGCACCCGGCCCGTTCCTGGAGACGACCGAACGCCAGTGGTACTC
Above is a window of Haloarcula halophila DNA encoding:
- a CDS encoding TRAM domain-containing protein; this translates as MADCPLADDCPSFTERIEGMGCTHYGDRGGAEWCNHYNQPISDLKSQPVKPGQEVVVTVEDIHESGAGVGRTEDGFIIMVDGVLPPAKSKVKVTKVRSNHARAEELERLELDEDETEDDEPADDEETQADTEADDEDDRRLGSRDNFWGS